A region from the Lolium perenne isolate Kyuss_39 chromosome 4, Kyuss_2.0, whole genome shotgun sequence genome encodes:
- the LOC127348189 gene encoding putative F-box/kelch-repeat protein At1g12870, producing the protein MPDDLVSEILVRLPVKPLLRFKSVCKAWHATISSRSFTSTHLQRAVSDHQRHPRFLLTPYFLAKGSTNISLYTWQKGQASTSLKYTLNFFEGASVQVYLLGHCNGLVLVPTSTKMYVLNPSTRELLTLPESIRSVLQPSSICRNVVGFGLDSFTNKYKVVRFFNYSTNEARMGMEICTIGETGRVALPRQLTEVGAQKEAG; encoded by the exons ATGCCAGACGACCTTGTATCGGAGATCCTGGTCCGACTCCCAGTGAAACCTCTCCTGCGGTTCAAGTCCGTGTGCAAGGCCTGGCATGCGACCATCTCCAGCCGATCCTTCACCAGCACGCACCTCCAGCGCGCAGTGTCCGACCACCAGCGCCATCCGCGTTTCCTGCTCACCCCGTATTTCCTCGCGAAAGGGTCGACCAACATCAGCCTGTACACATGGCAAAAGGGTCAAGCCAGCACAAGCCTCAAGTACACGCTGAACTTCTTCGAGGGGGCTTCGGTGCAAGTTTACCTGCTTGGACATTGCAACGGGCTCGTGCTGGTTCCCACGAGCACCAAAATGTACGTCCTCAACCCCTCCACCAGGGAGCTTCTTACGCTGCCCGAGAGCATCCGCAGCGTGTTGCAGCCGTCCTCCATATGCCGCAACGTTGTTGGTTTTGGTCTCGATTCGTTTACAAACAAGTACAAGGTCGTTCGGTTCTTCAACTACTCAACGAATGAGGCACGGATGGGAATGGAGATTTGTACGATCGGTGAAACCGGCAGAG TGGCGCTGCCGCGGCAGCTAACCGAAGTCGGTGCACAGAAAGAAGCAGGCTGA
- the LOC127349291 gene encoding early nodulin-like protein 8: MMPGPSALASQVTAATALLLVLLLIDGCVAGTQKVGGLDAWAVPPASRPDVYLRWGKSAHVRLGDSLMFLYPPGHDDVVQVTARAAARCSVSAPLLRLADGNSVFNLTAPGRVYYTSTLPGHCRKGQRLSLDVPTANGTYLPPSADDLAALALLAKLPPAAAPTKALPTLASLDDDDSGAAPPVARASVLAAGVAALCFAVLVYKET; encoded by the coding sequence ATGATGCCTGGGCCGTCGGCGTTGGCGTCGCAGGTGACCGCGGCGACGGCACTGCTGCTGGTGCTACTCCTGATCGACGGCTGCGTCGCCGGGACGCAGAAGGTGGGCGGGCTGGACGCGTGGGCGGTGCCGCCGGCGTCCAGGCCAGACGTGTATCTGCGGTGGGGCAAGTCCGCCCACGTCAGGCTCGGCGACTCCCTCATGTTCCTGTACCCGCCGGGCCACGACGACGTCGTCCAGGTCACGGCGCGGGCGGCCGCGCGCTGCAGCGTGTCGGCGCCGCTGCTCAGGCTCGCCGACGGCAACTCCGTCTTCAACCTCACCGCGCCGGGGAGGGTGTACTACACCAGCACCCTGCCGGGCCACTGCCGCAAGGGGCAGAGGCTGTCGCTCGACGTGCCCACGGCCAACGGGACCTACCTGCCGCCCTCGGCGGACGACCTCGCTGCGCTCGCCTTGCTGGCCAAGctgccgccggcggcggcgccgacCAAGGCCCTGCCGACGTTGGCTTCCCTCGACGACGATGACTCCGGCGCCGCGCCACCGGTTGCCCGCGCATCCGTTCTCGCTGCTGGTGTTGCCGCTCTGTGCTTTGCTGTCCTCGTGTACAAGGAGACGTAA